The Gammaproteobacteria bacterium genome window below encodes:
- a CDS encoding NADH-quinone oxidoreductase subunit J, whose translation MLIQTTIFYFFAGILVLSALAMITVRNPVHAALFLVLAFFTSGALWLLLEAEFLGIVLVLVYVGAVMVLFLFVVMMLDINIAKMRAGYAKYLPVGLIVGAAMAAEMIIILTKSNFEHVQANPKPADYSNTQELGKLLFTEYVYPFEIAGVILLVAIIAAITLTMRKRTVSKKQKPHQQISAQRKDRVRLADLDRE comes from the coding sequence ATGTTAATACAAACGACAATATTTTATTTTTTCGCCGGAATTCTAGTGTTATCTGCGCTAGCGATGATCACGGTACGCAACCCTGTGCATGCGGCTTTATTTTTAGTTTTAGCGTTTTTTACTAGTGGTGCGCTTTGGTTGTTACTAGAAGCTGAATTTTTAGGCATTGTATTAGTGTTGGTATATGTCGGCGCTGTAATGGTTTTATTTTTGTTTGTGGTGATGATGTTAGATATCAATATCGCAAAGATGCGCGCCGGTTATGCTAAATATTTGCCAGTAGGATTGATTGTGGGCGCCGCAATGGCAGCAGAAATGATCATAATTTTGACTAAGTCTAATTTTGAGCATGTTCAAGCAAATCCAAAACCTGCGGATTACAGTAACACTCAAGAGTTGGGAAAGTTGTTGTTTACTGAGTATGTGTATCCATTTGAAATTGCAGGGGTGATTTTATTGGTCGCAATTATTGCCGCCATTACCTTAACCATGCGGAAACGTACGGTTTCTAAGAAACAAAAGCCACATCAGCAAATTAGTGCGCAGCGAAAAGATCGCGTTCGTTTGGCGGATCTGGATAGAGAATAA
- the nuoL gene encoding NADH-quinone oxidoreductase subunit L: protein MKALCLTIVLAPLIASIVAGLFGRVIGRNGTHWLTILGVAVSFVLSLFIFKQVIFDQVSHTSIDIYQWLALGDFSFKIGFLIDPLTVTMMLVVTFVSLMVHIYTIGYMHDDPGYQRFFSYISLFTFSMLMLVMANNFLQLFFGWEAVGLVSYLLIGFWYTRDSAIFANMKAFLVNRVGDFGFLLGIGAVLAVFNTLDYQSVFAQAPLINTQTFAITENIHWPVMTVICLLLFVGAMGKSAQVPLHVWLPDSMEGPTPISALIHAATMVTAGIFMVARMSPLFELSDTALNFMLIIGAITAFFMGLVGIVQNDIKRVVAYSTLSQLGYMTVALGASAYSIAIFHLFTHAFFKALLFLGAGSVIVALHHEQDMRKMGGLRKYMPITYWTAFIGTLALIGFPGFAGFFSKDSIIEAVHYSNLPAAEFAYWLVLAGVFVTAFYSFRLLFLVFHGDSRMDKHTEEHVKESSKVITIPLILLAIPSVFAGLFIGSFVFGDYFAQSIFVAENHHAVAELKEHYHGIGSFVAHAFKGYAVYLAFAGIFCAWFLYLKQPQLAESLKQKLHIPHKVLSNKYGIDELYQILFATGARKIGAFCDSFGDRLLIDGLIVNGSAKIVSWFSAKTRTIQTGYLYHYAFAMIIGLLILLSKVFLQ from the coding sequence ATGAAAGCGCTTTGTTTAACGATTGTTCTTGCACCTTTGATTGCATCTATTGTTGCTGGTTTGTTTGGGCGAGTAATCGGGAGAAATGGCACGCACTGGCTAACAATTCTGGGTGTGGCGGTTTCTTTTGTTTTAAGTTTATTTATATTTAAACAAGTAATCTTTGATCAGGTTTCACACACTTCAATCGATATTTACCAATGGTTAGCGTTAGGTGACTTTAGTTTTAAAATTGGTTTTTTAATTGATCCGTTAACTGTAACAATGATGTTGGTAGTGACTTTTGTATCATTAATGGTGCATATCTACACTATTGGTTACATGCATGATGACCCTGGTTATCAGCGTTTCTTTTCTTATATCTCTCTGTTTACCTTTTCAATGTTAATGCTGGTAATGGCAAATAATTTTTTGCAATTATTTTTTGGTTGGGAGGCAGTTGGATTGGTCTCATATCTACTCATTGGTTTTTGGTATACAAGAGACAGCGCTATTTTTGCCAATATGAAGGCGTTTTTAGTCAACAGAGTAGGGGACTTTGGTTTTTTGTTAGGTATAGGTGCGGTATTGGCAGTTTTTAATACGCTGGATTATCAATCTGTATTTGCTCAGGCGCCTTTAATTAATACTCAAACTTTCGCAATCACTGAAAATATCCATTGGCCTGTAATGACGGTAATTTGTTTGTTACTGTTTGTTGGTGCAATGGGTAAGTCTGCTCAAGTGCCATTGCATGTTTGGTTGCCAGATTCGATGGAAGGTCCGACACCTATATCAGCTTTAATTCATGCCGCTACCATGGTGACAGCAGGAATATTTATGGTGGCACGTATGTCGCCTTTATTTGAGCTTAGTGATACTGCGTTAAACTTCATGCTAATTATCGGAGCAATCACTGCCTTCTTTATGGGGTTAGTGGGAATTGTGCAGAACGATATTAAAAGAGTTGTTGCCTACTCTACATTGTCACAATTAGGCTACATGACCGTTGCCTTAGGGGCATCTGCGTATTCAATAGCAATTTTCCATCTATTTACACATGCCTTTTTTAAGGCTTTGCTATTTTTAGGCGCTGGTTCTGTGATTGTCGCACTACATCACGAACAAGATATGCGCAAAATGGGTGGCTTACGTAAATATATGCCAATTACTTACTGGACGGCATTTATAGGCACATTGGCGTTAATTGGCTTCCCAGGGTTTGCAGGTTTCTTTTCTAAAGATTCCATTATCGAAGCAGTACATTATTCAAATTTACCTGCTGCAGAATTTGCTTATTGGTTAGTCTTAGCAGGTGTATTTGTCACGGCGTTTTATTCATTCCGTTTATTGTTTTTAGTGTTCCATGGTGATTCACGCATGGACAAACATACCGAAGAACATGTGAAAGAATCTTCTAAAGTAATTACCATTCCACTAATTCTATTAGCGATTCCTTCAGTATTTGCAGGCTTGTTTATAGGGTCATTCGTATTTGGAGATTATTTTGCGCAGAGTATTTTTGTAGCCGAGAATCATCATGCGGTAGCTGAACTTAAAGAGCACTATCATGGAATTGGATCCTTTGTTGCACATGCATTTAAAGGTTATGCAGTGTACTTGGCATTTGCTGGCATATTCTGCGCTTGGTTCTTGTATTTAAAACAGCCGCAATTGGCTGAAAGCTTAAAGCAAAAACTACATATTCCTCATAAAGTGCTATCAAACAAATATGGCATTGATGAGTTATACCAGATTTTATTTGCAACGGGCGCACGAAAAATTGGTGCATTTTGTGATTCATTTGGTGATCGATTGCTAATTGATGGTTTGATAGTAAATGGTTCTGCAAAAATCGTTAGCTGGTTTTCTGCTAAAACACGAACCATACAAACAGGTTATTTATATCATTATGCCTTTGCCATGATCATTGGCTTGTTAATTTTGTTAAGTAAGGTTTTTCTACAGTAG
- the nuoI gene encoding NADH-quinone oxidoreductase subunit NuoI — protein sequence MRALLHILKSFTLFELLKGLQLTSRRFFTKKFTIQYPEEKTPQSPRFRGLHALRRYPSGEERCIGCKLCEAVCPALAITIDSEEREDGSRRTTRYDIDLFKCVYCGFCEEACPVDAIVETRVFEYAFYERGQQVMTKDMLLEVGRIYEEEIAADRQTDAPYR from the coding sequence ATGAGAGCTCTATTACATATACTTAAAAGCTTTACTCTCTTCGAGTTACTTAAGGGTTTGCAGTTAACAAGCAGGCGTTTCTTTACTAAGAAATTTACCATTCAGTATCCTGAAGAGAAAACGCCGCAATCCCCAAGATTTCGTGGTTTACATGCTTTGCGTAGATACCCGAGTGGTGAAGAACGTTGTATTGGCTGCAAGTTATGTGAAGCAGTATGCCCGGCACTGGCCATTACCATTGATAGCGAAGAACGCGAAGATGGAAGTCGACGCACAACACGCTATGACATAGATTTATTTAAGTGTGTGTATTGTGGTTTTTGCGAAGAAGCTTGTCCCGTTGATGCCATAGTGGAAACGCGAGTATTTGAATACGCATTTTATGAGCGAGGTCAGCAGGTGATGACCAAAGATATGTTGCTAGAGGTGGGAAGAATTTATGAAGAAGAAATTGCTGCTGACCGTCAAACAGATGCGCCTTATAGATAG
- the nuoN gene encoding NADH-quinone oxidoreductase subunit NuoN, protein MLAKYLVVMPEVALLIAASVILMISIFAGRRSELFTFTLSMATLFGVVFLILLGIKQPDVVLFNEMYVYDDLAKFIKLLVCVTVVVIFVYARPYLMSRSHSRPEFYILGLFATLGMLVMASAQNFITIYLGLELLSLCLYALVAYMRDSNDAAEAAIKYFVLGAIASGMLLYGMSIMYGVTGALSMSEISAYIANVNDLNIGLIFALTFIVVGVAFKFGAVPFHMWVPDVYQGAPTAVTLFIATAPKFAAFVMAIRLLSHGMQELVVDWQQMLMILAVLSLIFGNVIAIAQSHIKRMLAYSTISHIGFVLLGFLSGENFGYASALFYTVIYVLMAAGAFGVLLLLKKNDDTDVDALSEFKGLGQSHPRLAIIMLLIMFSMAGMPLTVGFYAKLYVLQSLVYNNFLWLAVLAVIMSIVGAFYYLRVIKHMYFDELDQSLGAQNALVANTVLSVNGLLIVGLFIFPNYLLNYCVNVFQ, encoded by the coding sequence ATGTTGGCAAAATATTTAGTTGTGATGCCTGAAGTAGCGTTACTAATTGCGGCGTCGGTTATCTTGATGATTAGTATATTTGCAGGCCGCAGAAGCGAGCTATTTACTTTCACATTGAGTATGGCCACTTTGTTTGGCGTAGTTTTTCTGATACTGCTAGGTATAAAACAACCTGATGTCGTGCTATTTAATGAAATGTACGTTTATGATGATTTGGCTAAATTTATTAAGTTGTTGGTGTGCGTTACTGTTGTGGTGATTTTTGTCTATGCGCGACCCTATTTGATGAGTCGCAGCCATTCGCGCCCAGAATTTTATATATTAGGATTGTTTGCCACATTAGGAATGTTAGTGATGGCATCTGCGCAAAACTTTATAACTATTTATTTAGGCTTGGAGTTACTGTCTTTGTGTTTGTATGCATTGGTTGCATATATGCGTGACTCTAATGATGCAGCAGAAGCCGCGATAAAGTATTTTGTTCTCGGTGCGATTGCTTCAGGCATGCTGCTGTATGGCATGTCTATTATGTATGGAGTTACTGGCGCATTGAGTATGAGTGAAATCAGTGCCTATATAGCAAATGTTAATGATTTAAATATAGGTTTAATTTTTGCATTAACATTTATTGTTGTTGGGGTTGCATTTAAATTTGGTGCGGTGCCATTTCATATGTGGGTGCCAGACGTTTACCAGGGAGCGCCTACAGCGGTTACCTTATTTATTGCTACTGCTCCAAAATTTGCTGCGTTTGTGATGGCGATTCGCTTATTAAGCCATGGTATGCAGGAACTGGTTGTGGATTGGCAGCAGATGTTGATGATATTAGCAGTGTTGTCTTTAATATTTGGGAATGTAATTGCTATTGCGCAAAGCCATATCAAACGTATGCTCGCTTATTCAACCATTTCGCATATTGGTTTCGTATTGCTAGGGTTCTTGTCTGGCGAGAATTTTGGTTATGCATCTGCATTGTTTTACACAGTAATCTATGTGCTCATGGCGGCAGGTGCTTTTGGTGTATTACTGTTATTAAAGAAAAATGATGATACTGATGTGGATGCGCTCTCAGAATTTAAAGGCTTGGGGCAATCGCATCCACGTTTAGCCATAATCATGTTATTGATAATGTTTTCAATGGCAGGTATGCCGCTCACGGTTGGTTTCTATGCTAAATTATATGTATTACAGAGCTTGGTTTATAACAACTTTCTTTGGTTAGCCGTTTTGGCGGTAATAATGTCGATCGTAGGTGCGTTTTATTACTTACGGGTTATTAAACATATGTACTTTGATGAACTTGATCAAAGTTTGGGTGCGCAAAACGCACTAGTTGCCAATACCGTTCTTTCAGTAAATGGTTTGCTTATTGTGGGATTGTTTATCTTTCCAAACTATTTGTTGAACTATTGTGTGAATGTGTTCCAGTAG
- a CDS encoding NADH-quinone oxidoreductase subunit G — protein MSEETVQIFINDKEVTAPKGAMVIEVTDQHDVEVPRFCYHKKLSVAANCRMCMVEVENAPKPLPACATPVMEGMKVYTKSPLALDAQQGTMEFLLINHPLDCPVCDQGGECELQDVAMGYGNSISRYTERKRVVQDKELGPLVSTDMTRCIHCTRCVRFGTEIAGISELGSTGRGEFMEIGTYVEKSLSSELSGNVIDVCPVGALNAKPSRMSARAWEVMQSASVMPHDSVGSNVYLHTLRNQVMRVVPRENDDINETWISDRDRFSYEGLNASDRATQVMSKTEQGWQAGDWDTSLAHVADKLKHFQVNDIGILAAPHSTLEELYLLQKIFRQLGVNNIDHRTQQIDFTDQEAMPLFPYLGQSIKSIEENNSLFLVGSNIRLEQPMLAHRIRKASAKGCEVSSLNPQQYDFHFTSHYAWSLAPQQWLTALAEIAKCSDSLDNLSTELKSIVNNATVSEDAKNIYNSLKNGQRSSIMLGAIAEGHPQASVLRALSNFVAQATNSNFGILAQSGNTVGAWLSGVLPHRLPAGEINTDAGLNSSEMLAVPRRAYVLFNLEAEFDFANSPAVLEAMQAADLVVVFTPYNNERIQQYADVILPIATFAETDGTFVNTVGHWQSIGKAVSAPGEARPAWKVLRVLANKLGFDDVQYQTSEQIRDELKKLFSDEMNFTSHLENYDHVNLKSDVNKLHRVSDTPVYAVDNIVRRAASLQKAAVDQESHVAMSVEQAKQLNMLNEQVVRVVQDKREVTLPLRIVENMPDHCVWIQKSSTQVDVLGEAIAPVEIQRTANV, from the coding sequence ATGTCTGAAGAAACCGTACAAATATTTATCAACGACAAAGAAGTTACTGCGCCAAAAGGTGCAATGGTGATCGAAGTTACCGATCAACACGATGTTGAAGTGCCGCGTTTTTGTTACCACAAAAAATTATCGGTGGCAGCAAATTGTCGCATGTGTATGGTCGAAGTTGAGAATGCGCCAAAGCCACTCCCAGCTTGTGCTACGCCGGTTATGGAAGGAATGAAGGTTTACACAAAATCTCCTTTAGCATTAGATGCGCAGCAAGGAACCATGGAGTTTTTGTTAATTAACCACCCACTAGATTGCCCAGTATGTGACCAAGGTGGTGAGTGTGAATTGCAAGATGTTGCAATGGGATATGGCAATAGCATTTCTCGTTACACCGAGCGTAAACGCGTGGTGCAAGATAAAGAGCTAGGCCCATTGGTTTCTACTGATATGACGCGCTGTATTCATTGTACGCGTTGTGTTCGGTTCGGAACTGAAATTGCAGGAATTAGTGAATTAGGTTCTACCGGTCGCGGCGAATTCATGGAGATTGGGACCTATGTAGAAAAATCTCTAAGTTCAGAACTGTCAGGTAATGTTATTGATGTCTGTCCGGTGGGCGCGTTGAATGCAAAACCTTCTCGTATGTCAGCGCGCGCCTGGGAGGTAATGCAATCTGCAAGTGTAATGCCACATGATAGTGTTGGATCCAATGTGTATTTGCATACACTACGCAATCAAGTGATGCGTGTTGTGCCACGTGAAAATGATGACATTAATGAAACCTGGATTTCGGATCGTGATCGTTTTAGTTACGAAGGCTTAAATGCAAGTGATCGTGCAACCCAAGTAATGTCGAAAACGGAACAAGGTTGGCAAGCAGGTGATTGGGATACGTCTTTAGCGCATGTTGCAGACAAGCTTAAACATTTTCAAGTAAATGATATTGGTATTCTGGCTGCACCACATTCAACTTTAGAAGAATTGTATTTATTGCAAAAAATATTTCGTCAGTTAGGTGTTAATAATATTGATCATCGTACGCAACAAATTGACTTTACTGATCAGGAAGCAATGCCCTTGTTCCCATATCTAGGGCAATCGATCAAATCTATAGAAGAAAATAATAGTCTCTTCTTAGTGGGGTCTAATATTCGTTTAGAACAGCCTATGTTGGCTCACCGAATTCGTAAGGCTAGCGCAAAAGGGTGTGAAGTAAGTTCGTTAAATCCACAACAATATGATTTCCATTTTACTAGTCATTACGCTTGGAGCCTTGCTCCACAACAATGGCTAACCGCTCTGGCTGAAATAGCAAAATGTTCAGATTCTTTAGATAATTTGTCAACTGAGCTTAAAAGTATCGTTAATAATGCAACCGTTTCAGAAGATGCGAAAAATATATATAACTCACTAAAGAATGGACAACGGTCAAGCATAATGCTTGGAGCAATTGCGGAAGGTCACCCGCAAGCTTCAGTGTTACGTGCTTTAAGTAATTTTGTTGCGCAAGCAACGAATTCTAATTTTGGCATACTTGCACAATCTGGAAATACAGTAGGTGCATGGTTATCAGGTGTATTGCCGCACCGTTTGCCAGCGGGTGAAATTAATACTGATGCTGGATTAAATTCATCGGAAATGCTGGCAGTACCTAGACGTGCCTATGTTTTGTTTAATTTGGAAGCTGAATTTGATTTTGCAAATTCGCCTGCAGTGCTTGAGGCAATGCAAGCAGCGGATTTGGTTGTTGTGTTTACTCCTTATAATAATGAACGAATCCAACAATATGCAGATGTTATTTTACCTATTGCAACTTTTGCTGAAACGGATGGTACTTTTGTTAACACCGTAGGGCATTGGCAAAGTATAGGTAAAGCCGTATCTGCACCTGGTGAAGCACGACCGGCTTGGAAAGTATTGCGAGTGCTGGCAAACAAACTAGGGTTTGATGATGTGCAATATCAAACTAGTGAGCAGATAAGAGATGAATTAAAGAAGTTATTTTCTGACGAAATGAATTTTACTAGTCATCTAGAAAACTATGACCATGTAAATTTAAAATCTGATGTTAACAAGTTGCATCGCGTTTCTGACACACCTGTCTATGCAGTTGATAATATAGTTCGCCGCGCAGCTTCATTGCAAAAAGCGGCGGTGGATCAAGAGAGCCATGTTGCAATGTCTGTAGAACAGGCTAAGCAGCTAAATATGTTAAATGAGCAAGTGGTCCGAGTTGTTCAAGACAAGCGGGAAGTTACACTGCCATTACGAATTGTTGAAAATATGCCAGATCATTGTGTGTGGATACAAAAAAGTTCTACACAAGTAGATGTATTAGGTGAGGCAATCGCTCCTGTTGAAATACAAAGGACTGCGAATGTTTGA
- a CDS encoding NADH-quinone oxidoreductase subunit M, whose translation MFYSLPILSVLIWLPIIGGLLVLAVKKVSVGAVRWLSLIIALATLLASVVLMRGFDSSQYAMQFYEQIPWIDVFNIYYALGVDGISAPLILLTTIITVLVIIAGWEIARERIAEYLAAFLILEGLMIGVFCALDAILFYIFFEAMLIPMFLIIGMWGGPRRVYATIKFFLYTFFGSVFLLIALIYMYLNTGTFEIAALQLARFNENQQLFLFLAFFIAFAVKIPMWPVHTWLPDAHVEAPTGGSVVLAAIMLKVGGYGFLRFSIPITPYASNQLAYLVIAVSLIAVVYIGFVALAQRDMKKLIAYSSIAHMGFVTLGFFVIFKLAASNSSYSELALQGGMVQMISHGFISGAMFLCVGVLYDRMHSRQIADYGDVVNVMPKFATFFVIFAMANAGLPGTSGFVGEFMVILASFKANVWFAFLAATTLILGAAYTLWTVKRVLFGEVGNDEVAKLKDLNGREFFCLFVLAIFVLWIGLWPAPLIEMMDASVSHLLYQAQQTNLPL comes from the coding sequence ATGTTCTATTCACTTCCAATTTTAAGCGTATTAATTTGGTTACCGATAATAGGTGGCTTATTGGTACTTGCAGTAAAAAAAGTATCAGTTGGTGCAGTTAGATGGCTGTCATTAATAATTGCATTAGCTACTTTACTTGCCAGTGTTGTGCTAATGAGAGGTTTCGATAGCAGTCAATATGCAATGCAGTTTTATGAACAAATACCGTGGATCGATGTATTTAATATTTACTATGCATTGGGTGTGGACGGTATTTCAGCACCATTAATTTTATTGACTACCATTATAACTGTACTAGTCATTATTGCAGGTTGGGAAATCGCTCGTGAGCGTATTGCTGAGTACTTAGCAGCATTTCTTATTTTAGAAGGCCTGATGATCGGTGTATTTTGCGCATTAGATGCCATTCTCTTCTATATCTTCTTTGAAGCTATGTTGATCCCAATGTTTTTAATTATTGGAATGTGGGGTGGGCCAAGAAGAGTATACGCAACCATTAAGTTCTTTTTGTATACCTTTTTCGGCTCAGTGTTTCTATTGATCGCGCTTATTTATATGTATTTAAATACTGGTACATTTGAGATCGCGGCATTGCAGCTCGCTCGATTTAACGAAAATCAGCAACTGTTTTTGTTTTTAGCCTTTTTCATTGCCTTTGCGGTAAAAATTCCTATGTGGCCAGTGCATACTTGGTTACCAGATGCTCACGTGGAAGCGCCTACGGGTGGTTCAGTTGTATTGGCTGCCATCATGTTGAAAGTAGGTGGCTATGGTTTCTTAAGGTTTAGTATCCCTATCACTCCTTACGCAAGTAATCAGTTGGCTTATTTGGTAATTGCAGTCTCACTAATTGCTGTGGTGTATATCGGTTTTGTCGCTTTGGCGCAAAGAGATATGAAAAAGTTAATTGCATATTCTTCGATTGCGCATATGGGATTTGTTACCTTAGGATTCTTCGTAATTTTTAAATTGGCCGCTAGTAACAGCTCGTATTCCGAACTCGCATTACAAGGTGGCATGGTGCAAATGATTTCGCACGGCTTTATTTCTGGCGCAATGTTTCTTTGCGTAGGTGTTTTATATGATCGTATGCATAGTCGACAGATAGCAGATTATGGTGACGTAGTAAATGTAATGCCTAAATTCGCAACCTTCTTCGTGATTTTTGCCATGGCTAATGCAGGTTTGCCAGGAACTTCAGGCTTTGTTGGAGAGTTTATGGTGATATTGGCAAGCTTTAAAGCCAATGTTTGGTTTGCATTTTTAGCCGCAACCACTTTAATTTTAGGCGCAGCGTATACACTGTGGACGGTTAAGCGTGTGCTATTTGGTGAAGTAGGTAATGATGAAGTGGCTAAACTTAAAGATTTAAATGGTCGCGAATTTTTCTGTTTGTTTGTTTTAGCGATATTTGTTTTGTGGATTGGTCTTTGGCCGGCGCCACTTATAGAAATGATGGATGCATCAGTTTCGCATCTTTTGTATCAAGCGCAGCAAACTAATCTCCCTTTATAA
- the nuoH gene encoding NADH-quinone oxidoreductase subunit NuoH — protein sequence MFEWAQNIISIVPPVILMTVYMSIFVLVLFGCVAYVTLAERKVIGFMQVRIGPNRVGPKGFGQPIADALKLMFKEMILPNDADRFLFRLAPLLSMIPALAAWAVIPFADGWNFADINAGLLYLLAMTSLGVYGVIVAGWASNSKYALLGALRSAAQIVAYEIAMGFALVGVLMASGSLNLGDIVREQQGGVFNWYWLPLLPLFITYLIAGVAETNRAPFDVVEGESEIVAGFHVEYSGMGFALFFLAEYANIILISALTALLFLGGWLSPFPESWTSVPYLGFVLGHGPHMFIAKTCLFIFCFLWFRATFPRYRYDQIMRLGWKILLPITLIWIFVEGVLLYFQIPPWFD from the coding sequence ATGTTTGAATGGGCGCAAAATATAATTTCAATCGTACCGCCAGTAATACTGATGACGGTTTATATGTCTATTTTTGTGTTGGTGTTATTTGGTTGTGTTGCATATGTGACTTTAGCTGAACGTAAAGTAATTGGTTTTATGCAAGTCCGTATTGGGCCTAATAGAGTTGGGCCAAAAGGTTTTGGCCAACCAATTGCAGATGCTTTGAAGTTAATGTTTAAGGAAATGATATTGCCGAATGATGCAGATCGTTTCTTATTTCGTTTGGCGCCACTTCTGTCCATGATTCCTGCGTTAGCGGCATGGGCGGTGATTCCATTCGCAGATGGATGGAATTTTGCAGACATCAATGCAGGCTTATTGTATTTGTTAGCTATGACATCATTGGGTGTATACGGTGTCATCGTTGCAGGTTGGGCTTCGAATTCTAAGTATGCATTATTGGGAGCATTACGCTCAGCAGCACAAATTGTAGCGTATGAAATTGCCATGGGATTTGCACTTGTTGGGGTATTGATGGCGAGTGGAAGTTTAAATCTTGGCGATATCGTTAGAGAACAACAGGGAGGTGTATTCAATTGGTACTGGCTACCTTTGCTGCCTTTATTTATTACCTACCTAATTGCAGGGGTAGCAGAAACGAATCGTGCGCCTTTTGATGTGGTTGAAGGTGAGTCGGAAATTGTTGCTGGTTTTCATGTTGAATATTCAGGAATGGGATTTGCATTATTCTTTTTAGCAGAATATGCCAATATTATTCTAATTTCTGCATTAACTGCATTATTATTTTTGGGCGGCTGGCTCAGTCCTTTCCCGGAAAGTTGGACAAGTGTTCCTTATTTAGGTTTTGTGCTCGGCCATGGGCCACATATGTTTATTGCTAAGACATGCTTATTTATCTTTTGTTTTCTTTGGTTTCGCGCCACGTTTCCACGATATCGTTATGATCAAATTATGCGTTTGGGGTGGAAAATATTATTGCCAATTACATTAATTTGGATCTTCGTTGAAGGTGTTCTTTTATATTTCCAGATACCACCATGGTTTGATTAG
- the nuoK gene encoding NADH-quinone oxidoreductase subunit NuoK has protein sequence MITLTHFLVLGAILFSLSVAGIFLNRKNVILLLMAIELMLLAVNMNFVAFSYYLDDLAGQVFVFFILTVAAAEAAIGLAILVVLYRNRSTINVQDIDNLKG, from the coding sequence ATGATTACTTTGACGCATTTTCTTGTGCTTGGCGCAATTCTATTTTCCCTGAGCGTTGCGGGCATATTTCTTAATCGAAAGAATGTAATTCTATTGTTAATGGCCATTGAATTGATGTTGTTAGCGGTTAATATGAATTTTGTAGCTTTTTCATACTACTTGGACGATCTTGCAGGCCAAGTTTTCGTATTTTTTATACTTACCGTAGCTGCAGCTGAAGCGGCAATTGGTTTAGCAATTTTAGTTGTGTTGTACCGCAATCGTTCTACGATTAACGTGCAAGATATCGATAATTTGAAAGGTTAG